The DNA sequence ttttcttgtttaattttatttttctttatttttctttgattcatataatattggcaggataaggagaggaggaactaaagacccattcagtgatttgctcatccggacgatcgtaaaaatcatcaaaattcacctttgtcatgtggtaacatagcctgctagtggttcagcagaaaaccgtgtgacacataatatacatttggctacattttattatacgataaatacgaatttattaaacatggtaacaaatattctctagcagatcggttatacgatggaactggtaggcataggcctattataaattcgggatattaaataggcctatcttcctgacgagacagatctgcgcatgtggtcaaagacgattccttactagccacagaccgtccgctggaattagttgaatcgctatggctgttggtcggacctctcatctctccacatcgattgtgacctatccccgacattgcccttatgaactcacatcctcctgttttatttcaatacgctggcgaagttacgtaataatcggattaactaccatagcaataggtgaaaacaattttgaatataccgcgttatacactgatacgttcaggcggtacctcttcattgaaccatatcatgctgcacctgtaagatctttgaaaagaccagtattgtattcaatctatgattgcagacatacacagtacaggtgatgagtgtaacctgcttgtagcgcagcgcgatatgttcaaaattgttttcacctattgctatggtaattaatccgattaattacgcaacttcaccagcgtataatggccgaataaattctgaccatcacttggcttgttggattcgtctatactacaattcgctgtcgaagtgacgtaataatcgcaataactaccatcaagcagattgcactaatcacccgcgtatgtcaccaaacatagattgaataccactcttttcataaatactaatcttacatggcgagtgattagcatttctttgacaactatggtttaatgcataggtgccacgtgaacgatgaagtgcagggctatatattcgaaattgtattcatcaattgctatggtagttaatccgattaattacgtcacatcgacagcgaatagcctatagtatgggttcaagtggaacaaaaaatagtgtatgtccattgctagctatggtaattaatcatgttagtgtttacatcactacttcggtgaagacaagagaagtgtgccttctctaccaacgcctgtgatataacaggtgcaagcgaaacaaaattgaatgaccagaatagtttcctttgtcagatgaattgattgaagtttttgaagacactctattcttgatgggacaatagattcaaatatggaataattattattcctcatctattttttgtattgaaaaactgcaattgtggcaacagaacaatatttattttgatttcatttcaagtagaaacaaaatcgtgcttaagccaaaaacgcaccctacctcaagaattgggatggcacaaaggtgcaacataggaaattattgcaaagacgaggacagacaagtagttacaacacatctgtctaaccgtgggtttcgctattatttagaataaatgcttttactagtttctataaaaccacaaaattactaaaaaactataaaaaaaactataaaaaaaacaaaaaacgcacctaaaattaaaagtagaaaggtagatttgaagaaagataaaaagaacatgtcaaaaggttaaaattaaacgagaatgaaaaaacggaaccggtgcccggaccatgctctcttcagcatgtcttcagttccaaagtctgacgctctatcaattgagctatacgatcctgatatacgaaacagtcgttattatgtcaatacaattgattggtgttacaacatacttagatggaatgcatagccacccagtgccagtatatatttgctcaaactccaaatacaacaagcaaccaattttattgagggcgtttcttaggtatatccttgtagacggggttttacggtatgagaGCACACCACTCTCTTTATATATTTAAATTTTCCAGCTACCATCATATTGCATTACACTAGTCAAGATCACTATTAAAAAGTATAGCCACTGATTCCATCCGTCACTTTTGTGATATTTGCCATGTCTTTGTTCCTAGGAAGATGGGCAGTAATAATAAATATCCCAGTAAAACCTGGACAAATCATACTCGTCACCCCTAAATTTTAATACATCCGCCGCCACTGATCTTCCGCCGCCACTGGTATTATCCTAAACCATATTGAAAGATATGCATTAAAGACCATAATAATCCTTGTCGAACACACTGAATATCGAACAAACCAAGCGGAGGAATGGGAATAGAAGTGAagtttatgtgtattatttccttgttttatttGGTTCAATCTGTTCAAATAGAAGAGAGTATGAAAAACTCGTGGTACAAAATTACCAAGTCGAACACACTGAATATCGAACAAACCAAGCGGAGGAATGGGAATAGAAGTGAAGTTTATGTGTatatttccttgttttatttGGTTCAATCTGTTCAAATAGAAGAGAGTATGAAAAACTCGTGGTACAAAATTACCAAGTCGAACACACTGAATATCGAACAAACCAAGCGGAGGAATGGGAATAGAAGTGAAGTTTATGTGTATATTTCCTTGTTTTACTTGGTTCAATCTGTTCAAATAGAAGAGAGTATGAAAAACTCGTGGTACAAAATGACCAATGCCTTCTCTTGTATTGTATTTCTTACTTTATCATTACCGTTGACGACCAATCGTCCATATCCATGCTTTTATTTTGGTCTTGTTCCTTCCTCTTTTGTGTCTACTCtattaataattgaatacatgaatacaaaagccacccaagtccatactgtggccaaattgagttaagcatgggaatttgttgctgtgcataggcctgtcatatgtatgaaaaaacaactcaaatccatccaatgtgtctattgagcatgtgaaaaatagcatgtatgaaagaataagCCTAAGTCCATCATTTGAGTCTTGtagcacattgattgaaatccagtatgtataaaagtccgcttgtaacacattcattgctgaagagtgacttttgaaaaaaaaatgggtttaataaaggaaagtgtgtggtttatattacatggcagaatgcttaccaacattatacatacctgtgtgctttattttgtattatcttactagtggtaatctcattcaaacattgttgtctttgtatatgattcaaaaaccacccaagtccaaaatttaaaatgaaccccacgaagtccctgaaatgctaatcgtcatacttaatacagtttaacccactcatttgcacgtaaaacttactatattgaccaggtaaatataactgaaggaattaaaatgatacacaggtttttctctcaaaatcacttcccaaggacttgggtgggttttgtattcatgtattcaattgttagttgtgattttatacgactagtccaataaaataaaatatccacttacttgcagacgtttcggaaactgtcagtttcttttttcgatgctattgttgtaatgatgatgatgatctgctgcttagcaaccgagTTGCCAGTTTATTTTCtgtcagttatcagatcgtcaaaaacgTGACTTAAGTTGTACTGCCCCTCATCTCTCTTCATGGTGTTGTCCCCATTCCTGATGGTGATGGCTTCTTTGATCCATCTATTATATCTATTGCTCTCTTTGCCCACGATCTGACACGAaaaggaaactgacagtttccgaaacgcctgcaagtaagtggatattttatgGGACTAGTCGtatgaaatcacaactaacaatttTCTtctatgaacagtcctgatgaatttgttcaagtaTTCTATCAATATTATGTACAGGAGTGCGTGTTACGCCCACATGTTATACGTAACTAAGTCTTATCTACTTTACATTTCAGATATATAGAAACATCTGACTACGAAATCATCTCCGATGTTTACAGCAAGATCAACATGGACATGGACGCCTCTGACCATTGCAAGGATCCATTACACAATCTCCAAACACCATCCGGGGAAAACACTCATCTACCAAACGGTGGACACGAGGAAACTCATCATATCAGTATCCAAGACGATAATCCTCCATACCAGCAACTTCGGTTCTGTTCCACTTCTTGCATGTGTATGATAATTGGGGTGATTATAACCGCTGGCAGTATAGCCATGACTGCTTGTTCTTATTTTGCTGATGTTCTTGCCAGAGAGACTATTATAGCTGGTAATGTCACTGAAATCATATTAGATGAGCATCTACGTACAAGAATCACCAGATACAGAACCATTGGTCCTGTGTTAATTGGCCTTGGTATCTTTTTTCATTTTATGTGCGTGTGTGTTAATATGTGAAGCCAGAGATAGACTTATGAAACCATCAGAAGAATCTGAGAAAATATTACCTAAGGATTATCATGATGTTGATTCGTATAGGACTGCGGCTTCTATAAAAGCTGAATCGTTAGCAATAACTCCTGATATTGAGTTCCCATTAGCGTCTTCAAGTTCATCAGAGAGTCAATATCCTGTGGAGGATGGACATGTATGTAAGATCCATGGATACGACCCATCTGACTTGCATGAAAGACAAGGATCTCCTGTTGTGCTTGTTCATGGAATTAAATCAATTGATGATAGCTTTAGTAGATCCTCTCAGGAGCTTTCAATTAGAACAGATTCTTTGAAAAGACCTAAAGATCCTGATAAATCCACTAATAACAACTCATCAAGTGACTCATCACCGACCCGGGTTATCCATCTACAGGATAGCCCGATACGAAAACTTCCTAAATTGCAGCTTCCACCGCCTTCGCCGCCTAAAACCCCAAGACTACTCGAACTGAGCCCCAGCAAACTTCCTGTAAGCAATAGTGTCTTTCCTAAACCAGTGTTGGTAAAACCTATAAAACTTGCGCCAATGCATCCTACCGGTAACGGCCCGCTTGCCCGGCCTTCAACTAGTAATCAGTTACTACAAACAGATTTTCCAAGTCCTGATCCTTCGCCTGTTCGTGTTCCACGAGTTCACAAGAAGAAAGTTCCAGAAAAGTACCCGAcagatacatttttattaaaaaatttgtCACCTGAAAGCGTAGATTTATTGTCATCATGTGATTCAATAGAAACGACTGGGAAAGACAACAAATCGTTTCAATATCCAGGGAATGACTTATTAAACCGTGAACAAGGAAATCCACATGAGAGTTCGAATCCTGCTGATCATGAAGAAGGTTACATGGAGACAAGTTTAGATAATATGGATAACATGAACACACCACGTGATCAACAAGTAACAGCTTTATGCAATGTTTCTGCTGCAACTGATCAACAaaaccaaaatggcggccacAATGGTGCTGGTAGTTTGCCCGATTCTGACATGTCGCTACGAGATACTAATTCTAACGTTACTGGATCTACTGCATCCGTCCATAGTCGTAACTCACACCAAAGCCCAAGTAGAGCTAGGACTGTTCCTAATAATAAAAGAGAGGTAGTTTTGGTAtaacattattatattattatacaaaGATAGAATACTTATTGCTGTATATAATCATTTTATATTGCAATATTAGTTAAAATATGAATATACTTTTGcacaattattattatataattatgctACATGGAATTTTATTGGCTAATAAGAATGGAAATATAATATTGAACTTGTATCAGATTAGTTAGGCGAGATTCCCGTTTATATAGTTACAAAAGCAAAAAGCCAAATCGCCATtgaaagtttgcaatgcattgtgggacagtttttgcagttttgggacaccttgccctctgacctattgggaaaattcagaaaaataggtttttgtgcgtacaaaatataatctaaaatgttttacaagaatgaaaacaaacccccCAATACACGCACAACACAAAACAGCAATGTTATCTTACCACAATACACGCACAACACAAAACAGTAATGTTGTCTTATCACAATACACGCACAACACAACAACAGTAATGTTGTCTTACCACAATACACGCACAACACAACAGTAATGTTATCTTACCACAATACACGCACAACACAAAACAGTAATGCTGTCGTACCACAATACACGCACAACCCAACAACAGCAATCTTTTCTTACCACAACACGTTTACAACCAAACAACAGCAATGCTGTCATACCAAAATAAACAGCAATGTCGTTAATAGCAAGACCAACAACAGCAATCGTCATGTTACTCTTCAAGATCGATaaaatcagtttgaaaaagaaaagtttgaaAAGTGGACATTGTTGTTGTGAGATTAGTCAATATAAACAGCAATGCTGTTTTACCACAACACCACACAACAGCAATGTTGTTGTACCGCAATACACGCACAACAAAACACAGTTGCAATTTACGAACgacacaacaacatcagtgttgttTAACCTGACTTGTCAAAATACAAGCACAACAAAAGCAATGTTGGCTATTACCACAAAACACGAACAGCACAACAACAACATTGCTGTCTTACCACAATACACGCGCAGCACAACAACCGCAAAGTTGTCTTACCACAATATCCgcacaacacaacaacaacaataacaacaacaacaatggtgTCGTACCACGCAGAACATAACAAAACGATGTTATCTTTCCACAATACCCGCACAACAAcagcaatgttgttttaccacagTACACGTAcaacaacacaaaaacaacagGCGTCTTGTCAAAAATAAGCACAACGCAACAACAGCAATGTTTTCTTACCACAACACACGCATAACACAACAACAACTAGGTTGTTTACTAGTATTGTTACAATACaatcacaacacaacacaacaactGCAATGCTGTAATACTAAAATGCACGCACAGGACAACACTTACAGAAGACAACGCTACAACAACAGCAATACTGTCCTACCACAAAACACTCGCAGCACAACAACAGCAATGTTGTCGAACTACAATACACGCACAAACAACAAcagcaatgttgttttaccacaatacacacacaaacaacaacagcaatgttgttttaccacaaTACACGCACAAACAACAACAGCAATGCTGTCTTACCATAATACACGCACAACACAACAACAGAAATGTTGTCTTACCACAATACACGCACAAACAACAACAATGGTGTCTTATCACAATTAAATATACGGACAACATAAAAACAGCAATGTTGTCTTACCACAATACAtgcacaaacaacaacaacaatgttgTCTTATCACAATTAAATATACGGACAACATAACAACCGAACACAATAAACGCACAAGCAACAACAGCAATGTTGTATTATCACAATACACGGACAACATAACAACAGCAATGTTGTGTAACTTGTTTGGCCACACTTCAAGTACAATGCAACAACATCAATGTTGTATTACCACAATACACGCACTGACGCACAACACAATAAAAGCCATGTTGTCTTACCATGATACACGCACAACATAATAACATCAATGTTGTCTTACCTCAATACAAGCGCAGCGCAACAACAGCAATGCTGTCTTACCACAATACACGCACAAACAACAACAGCAATGTTGTCTTACCACAATACACGCACAAACAACAACAGCAATGTTGTCTTACCACAATACACGCACAAACAACAACAGCAATGTTGTCTTACCACAATACACGcacaaaacaacaacagcaatgtTATCTTATACAAACGCAGCGCAACAACAGCAATGTTGTCTTACCACAATACACGCACAAACAACAACAGCAATGTTCTCTTACCACAATACACGCACAAACAAATGTTATCTTACCACAATACATGCACAACACAACAACAGTGTTAACTTACCagaatacacacacaaaaaacaacagcAATCTTGTGGTCTTGtcacaacacacacacaaaaatgttatctCACTACAATACACGTGCAACACAACAACATGAATGTTGTCTTACCACAATACACGCACACACAACAACAGCAATGCTGTCTTACCACAATACACGCACAAACAACAACATCAATCTTATCTTATCATAACACACGCACAAAACAACAGCAATGTTGTCTTACCACAATACATGCACAGCACAAAAACACCGATACACGCAACCACAGCAATGTTGTCTTACCACAATACACACACAACACAGCAACAGCAATGTTGTCTTACCACAATACACGCACAACACAATAACAGCAATATTATTTTACCACAATACACGCACAACACAAGAACAACAATATTGTCTTATCTTATACAAACGCAGCGCAACAACAGCAATGTTGTCTTACCACAATACACGCACAAACAACAACAGCAATCCCAGCAaagacaaaacgttttcgacatcattcgcaaaaggttataaaaggttgtcagaaaacgtttaaatgtcgggttatataaagggtataaaaacgttttaataacattccaaaaacattcttgaaaacttgatacaaaacattctaaacagaatgttattttggggttgaaaaaatatttgcgaaaaaatgtttgcccaaaatattttcaataacgttttaaaaacgttttcatgacctttatataacccgacatttaaatgttattaaaaggttttgaaaaaacattttaagaacatttctgtgtttgctgggttcaaacattttaacataatgttatttaagtattgacacaatatttggcaaaatgtttgtaaaaatagtttacaataacattttttgaaaa is a window from the Amphiura filiformis chromosome 12, Afil_fr2py, whole genome shotgun sequence genome containing:
- the LOC140165847 gene encoding LOW QUALITY PROTEIN: uncharacterized protein (The sequence of the model RefSeq protein was modified relative to this genomic sequence to represent the inferred CDS: deleted 1 base in 1 codon), producing the protein MDMDASDHCKDPLHNLQTPSGENTHLPNGGHEETHHISIQDDNPPYQQLRFCSTSCMCMIIGVIITAGSIAMTACSYFADVLARETIIAGNVTEIILDEHLRTRITRYRTIGPVLIGLGSFFILCACVLICEARDRLMKPSEESEKILPKDYHDVDSYRTAASIKAESLAITPDIEFPLASSSSSESQYPVEDGHVCKIHGYDPSDLHERQGSPVVLVHGIKSIDDSFSRSSQELSIRTDSLKRPKDPDKSTNNNSSSDSSPTRVIHLQDSPIRKLPKLQLPPPSPPKTPRLLELSPSKLPVSNSVFPKPVLVKPIKLAPMHPTGNGPLARPSTSNQLLQTDFPSPDPSPVRVPRVHKKKVPEKYPTDTFLLKNLSPESVDLLSSCDSIETTGKDNKSFQYPGNDLLNREQGNPHESSNPADHEEGYMETSLDNMDNMNTPRDQQVTALCNVSAATDQQNQNGGHNGAGSLPDSDMSLRDTNSNVTGSTASVHSRNSHQSPSRARTVPNNKREVVLV